A single Pseudodesulfovibrio aespoeensis Aspo-2 DNA region contains:
- a CDS encoding biotin--[acetyl-CoA-carboxylase] ligase — translation MLPPGILAWISGHGESVSPTTVQALAGAHPSWAVDMAAHGPWDETVDADGAGRFLKAAQASVADTTIVVAGECISTMEAARALAVSGHLGPWGAVLAVRQTGGRGQLRRPWVSSPGNVHVSLILPGLPDQGLWRGAAPDLLPLVAGHMCAEVLDTLGADIRLKWPNDLLQSGRKVGGMLIEERNGLVVLGVGLNVVESPPDGLMREDHSVSAGVLGIPHHAGGALALCETLVNRGRNVYAALFDGVEPSRFLTVVANRLAWYGRTIRVREGEHEDYHAEIAGLSPKGGLILRRAGREVVLYSGSIFPL, via the coding sequence ATGCTGCCACCTGGAATTCTTGCCTGGATATCAGGCCATGGGGAGAGCGTCTCGCCCACAACGGTGCAGGCGTTGGCCGGTGCGCATCCGTCCTGGGCTGTGGACATGGCCGCCCATGGCCCATGGGACGAGACCGTGGATGCCGATGGAGCGGGCCGGTTTCTCAAGGCGGCCCAGGCTTCGGTCGCGGACACAACCATTGTCGTGGCCGGGGAGTGCATCTCCACCATGGAGGCGGCGCGGGCGCTGGCCGTGTCCGGACATCTCGGCCCATGGGGCGCGGTCCTGGCCGTGCGCCAGACAGGCGGACGCGGCCAGCTCAGGCGGCCCTGGGTGTCATCGCCCGGCAATGTCCATGTCTCGCTGATCCTGCCCGGACTGCCTGACCAGGGTTTGTGGCGCGGGGCGGCCCCGGACCTGCTGCCCCTTGTCGCCGGACACATGTGCGCCGAGGTGCTCGATACCCTGGGCGCGGACATCCGGCTCAAGTGGCCCAACGATCTGCTCCAGTCGGGTCGCAAGGTGGGCGGCATGCTCATCGAGGAGCGAAATGGACTGGTTGTTCTGGGGGTTGGCCTCAATGTTGTCGAGTCTCCGCCGGACGGCCTGATGCGCGAAGATCATTCTGTGTCGGCGGGCGTTTTGGGAATTCCGCACCATGCGGGCGGCGCGCTGGCCCTGTGCGAAACCCTTGTGAACCGTGGAAGAAATGTGTATGCAGCCTTGTTCGACGGGGTGGAGCCGTCACGATTCCTGACAGTGGTGGCGAACCGTCTGGCCTGGTATGGCCGGACCATTCGTGTCCGCGAAGGGGAGCACGAAGATTATCATGCTGAAATTGCTGGCCTTTCACCAAAAGGCGGGCTCATTTTGCGGAGGGCGGGCAGAGAGGTGGTTCTCTACTCCGGTTCCATATTTCCCCTGTAG
- a CDS encoding HD domain-containing protein, with protein sequence MNVYLAGGAVRDLLLGRPINDRDYLVTGATRQEFTDRFPNSREVGRTFPVFLLDGLEFSFPREVAVEQELRSRDLTVNAMLLDEDGDLICHPDSLDDLHSRTLRPASRQSFLSDPLRVFRAARFWAKLPDFTPHDELVETMRLVADTGLLAPLPADRVGQETIKALQTASPGNYLRLLGRAGCLEPWFKEFKESMNIPAGPLPYHDTDVLEHTCRVMDSLAGDGMAVWMGLCHDIGKTSTPKDILPSHHDHDQRGADMADTLARRIRLSNAHALAGRKGAQWHMTAARYRELRPGTKVDMLMDLHLSRVTRQLFRLVAADQDEDHWHLAALDLRTVLASRLDETQRNLGPESGRRLRELRAQALAGRSRK encoded by the coding sequence ATGAACGTCTATCTGGCTGGCGGCGCGGTCCGCGATCTTTTATTGGGCAGGCCCATCAACGACAGGGACTATCTGGTCACTGGCGCGACCAGGCAGGAATTCACGGACCGTTTTCCCAACAGCCGTGAGGTGGGCCGGACCTTCCCGGTCTTCCTGCTCGACGGCCTTGAGTTCTCCTTCCCGCGAGAGGTGGCCGTCGAGCAAGAACTACGATCACGCGACCTGACTGTCAATGCCATGCTCCTCGACGAGGACGGCGACCTCATCTGCCACCCGGACAGCCTGGACGACCTGCACTCGCGCACCCTTCGCCCGGCCTCGCGCCAGTCGTTCCTCAGCGATCCCCTGCGCGTGTTCCGGGCCGCCAGATTCTGGGCCAAGCTGCCCGACTTCACGCCCCACGACGAGCTGGTGGAAACCATGCGGCTGGTGGCGGACACAGGGCTGCTCGCCCCTCTCCCTGCCGACCGGGTGGGCCAGGAGACCATCAAGGCCCTGCAAACGGCCTCACCGGGCAATTACCTGCGCCTGCTGGGCCGGGCCGGCTGCCTTGAGCCGTGGTTCAAAGAGTTCAAGGAAAGCATGAACATTCCAGCCGGACCCCTGCCCTATCACGACACTGACGTGCTTGAGCACACCTGCCGGGTCATGGACAGCCTTGCCGGAGACGGCATGGCTGTCTGGATGGGGCTGTGCCACGACATCGGCAAGACCTCGACGCCAAAGGACATATTGCCCAGCCATCACGACCATGACCAACGCGGGGCCGACATGGCGGACACCCTGGCCCGGCGCATCCGCCTTTCCAACGCCCATGCCCTGGCCGGACGCAAGGGCGCGCAGTGGCACATGACCGCGGCGCGCTACAGAGAGCTTCGACCCGGCACCAAGGTGGACATGCTCATGGACCTGCACCTCTCGCGGGTGACCCGGCAACTCTTCAGGCTTGTCGCCGCCGATCAGGACGAGGATCACTGGCATCTGGCCGCGCTTGACCTGAGGACCGTGCTGGCGAGCCGCCTGGACGAGACGCAGCGCAATCTCGGCCCGGAGTCGGGCAGGAGGCTGCGGGAACTGCGCGCCCAGGCCCTGGCTGGTCGCAGCAGAAAATAA
- a CDS encoding exopolyphosphatase: protein MRLVTRSDFDGLACATLLRHLGIIDDYLFAHPKDLQDGKVEVSKDDVLANVPYVPGCGLWFDHHTSERERLGDIVFEGASQPLPSCARVIYDYYGADKFPDHLISMLEAVDKVDSARLNADEIANPTGWILLGFIMDPRTGLGRYRDYRISNYQLMLDMIDHCRTMTDKDILKLPDVRERVARYMADQPRFITMLKDNSTMHGNAVVLDLRRQDPIHCGNRFMIYTLFPECNVSIRVIWGFKRQNVVFAVGHSILNKTSGTDVGKLMLSLGGGGHKTVGTCQVTLDEVPETLGKILETVNADG, encoded by the coding sequence ATGAGACTTGTGACCCGATCAGACTTCGACGGTTTGGCTTGCGCCACCCTGCTCAGGCACCTCGGCATCATCGACGACTATCTCTTCGCCCACCCCAAGGATCTCCAGGACGGCAAGGTGGAGGTCTCGAAAGACGACGTGCTCGCCAACGTTCCCTATGTCCCTGGCTGCGGGCTTTGGTTCGACCACCACACCAGCGAGCGGGAGCGGCTTGGCGACATAGTCTTCGAGGGGGCGAGCCAGCCCCTGCCCAGCTGCGCGCGGGTCATTTACGATTACTACGGGGCTGACAAATTTCCCGACCACCTCATATCCATGCTCGAAGCAGTGGACAAGGTGGATTCCGCCCGCCTGAACGCCGACGAGATCGCCAACCCCACGGGCTGGATACTGCTCGGCTTCATCATGGATCCGCGCACCGGCCTGGGCCGCTACAGGGACTACCGCATCAGCAACTACCAGCTCATGCTCGACATGATCGACCACTGCCGGACCATGACCGACAAGGATATCCTGAAGCTGCCGGATGTTCGGGAAAGGGTCGCCAGATACATGGCCGACCAGCCCAGGTTCATCACCATGCTCAAGGACAACTCCACAATGCACGGCAACGCCGTGGTGCTCGACCTGCGCAGGCAGGATCCGATCCATTGCGGCAATCGGTTCATGATCTACACCCTGTTCCCGGAATGCAACGTCAGCATCCGCGTCATCTGGGGATTCAAGCGGCAGAATGTGGTCTTTGCCGTGGGCCACTCGATCCTCAACAAGACCAGCGGGACCGATGTGGGCAAGCTCATGCTCTCCCTTGGCGGCGGGGGCCACAAGACGGTCGGCACCTGTCAGGTGACCCTTGACGAGGTGCCTGAAACCCTTGGGAAGATTCTGGAAACAGTCAACGCCGACGGCTAG
- a CDS encoding response regulator, with protein MAGKRFLIVDDDQRFAELVALTLSRYADCVVSLGGGDAVLQFQHHLRKNEPFDAVIMDIEMPGMTGHEVVARMRETEKSNGINPLHAFKLIMLTAHKDVKNISSSFFRGGADAFIPKEQTSEKLVSELKKINLI; from the coding sequence ATGGCTGGAAAACGATTTCTCATAGTCGATGACGACCAGCGGTTCGCCGAGCTGGTCGCCCTGACGCTATCGCGCTACGCAGATTGCGTGGTTTCCCTGGGCGGGGGCGATGCGGTGCTCCAGTTCCAGCACCATCTGCGCAAAAACGAGCCCTTTGACGCCGTGATCATGGACATAGAGATGCCCGGAATGACCGGGCACGAAGTGGTGGCCAGGATGCGCGAGACAGAAAAGAGCAACGGCATCAACCCGCTCCACGCCTTCAAGCTGATCATGCTGACCGCCCACAAGGACGTGAAGAACATCAGCAGTTCCTTTTTCCGCGGCGGGGCGGACGCTTTCATTCCCAAGGAACAGACCTCGGAAAAACTCGTCAGCGAACTGAAGAAGATCAATCTGATCTGA